The region TTAACAAAGAAAAACGTAATATCCTTGCTAAACCAGTTGAAAAAATAGCCGGTTAATCAGCATCACGATTTACAATAAAAAGTAATGACAAATACTGTGCATAAATAGTAATCATTAATTCGTCGTTATTAATAGTACGTTAACTAGGGCAAGTTCATTTGCCCTAGTTAAATCATAAACCCCGCCCTACCCCAATTTCGTTGTCGCTCGGTATGTAATTGCACAATTAGTCTAAGTGCATTATTTGGATCTATTCGCCAGCTAGCATTAATATCTGGATTTAACGCGGTAAACTCAATCAACATTTTTTGTAAATGCATCAGCATCACAGTCGCGACTTGTTCTCGTGTTGGTACATCGATAACAAACTTAAACGCTTGTAACTCCATCATTTGATATTGTTCTAATACAAAGCCTAAATCTGCTAACGTTTGTTCATATTTGAGCTGTTCTTTTACCAATGCGACATCCACTCTCGCTTGACGATCTATGTTGATTGCGTCAGCATAAATACCATCCACATTAACTAAACCTTGCGTCGGGTTGTCATCATAAATAGTCAATAACGCCATATCTTGGGCGTAACTACTATTGGCATTAGTGACGATAAAACTGGTTGTTGCCACTAAGCAAACTGCAAAAAAACACAGTAATAACTGCTGGGCAAATTGTTGGTGCTGGTAGTTTAATCGCCATAGTGTGGTTAGTTTTAATATCGGCTTCATGTCAGCTACTCATTGGTTATCAATGAAGCCATTAAACCAAACAAGTGTGGCGATTAAATTACCCTAAAATGATGAACAAAGATGAATTATGACAAAATGTGGCAATGCGAAATAAGTTACGTGAGCGGGTGGAGGTTAATTTTGCCATTTAAAAAGATGATGTAGATATTGAAGGTTTGGTTTTAGGTATTAAAGGTTTGGGTATTGAAGAGATGAATAAACCTAAACTACAGAGTGGACGCACTCGAGAATTGCAGTTTAGGTTTACTTAATCATGTACTAACTATTAACTAGCGACAGTGTAAAAACTCTGCTCTGGTTTCTGGACGTGATTTAAAGATACCACCCAGCGATGTCGTGGTTGTTTCACTTGTCGCATCCATCACACCACGTGCTTTCACACAATAATGTGTCGCTGTAATGCTCACTGCAACATCTTGCGAATCAAGTAAGGTTTGCAGTGCAACTAAGATTTGTTGCGTTAAGCGCTCTTGTACTTGCGGACGGCGTGAGAAGAATTGCACAATACGGTTAATCTTTGATAAGCCGATCACTTTACTACGTGGAATATACGCAATTGTCGCTTTACCATCGATAGTAATAAAATGATGTTCGCAAGTACTCGTCAAGGTAATATCACTTACCTTAACCATTTCATCCACTTGCATTTTATTATCAATTAAAGTGATTTTAGGAAACGACGCATAATCCAAGCCTGAGAATATTTCATTCACGTACATTTTGGCAATACGGTGTGGCGTTTCAGCTAAGCTATCATCACTTAAATCAAGCTCTAATAATTTTAGAATTTCGGTAAAATGTGATTCAATGCGTTCTTTTTTTTCTGCGCTTGATAGCCCAGTTACGATCATTGGTGTTTCTAACCCTCGCTCTTCCAAGACTGAACGGACTAATAAAGCTTCTTTACTTAGGCAGGTCATTAATTACTCCACAAACGGATCGACTTAAAAATATTGCCGCATAATAGCATCTAACAATTGATAAGATAAACAAATTAGCTTAAATAGCCATAATTAAGCATTTTATTGTTATAGATCCTTTCACCAACCTGTTGAGTTTGTCATAATTGACGATATAACTAAAAAATAACCACAAGGGTATATGATGGGATGTTGTGACGTACAAGGGCTAAAACCACTGGATTTAGCGATGCAAGAAATGTTGGACAATATTGATGCAGTAACAGAAACACTGACATTAGACTTAGCAGAAGCACTCGATTATATTCTCGCTGAAGACATTTCTTCGCCAATGAATGTCCCGCCATTTGATAACTCAGCAATGGATGGTTATGCAGTTCGCATCACCGACCTCAATCAATCAATGACCCTACCACTTGCTGGTAAAGCCTTTGCAGGCCAACCGTTTGATGGAGAATGGCCTCTCGGCACTTGTATCCGTATTATGACTGGTGCACCAGTACCAACAGGTTGCGAAGCCGTTATCATGCAAGAAAGAACACAAGTAGATGGTGATCTTATTACCTTCGAAAGTTTACCGCCAATGCATGACAACATTCGTAATGCTGCTGAAGATATCGCTATCGGCCAAGCTGTATTAACCAAAGGTCGTCGCCTTACCCCGCGTGATATTCCCATGCTAGCAACGATTGGTATTGATAAAGTAACAGTCTACCGCCGTCTGAAAGTGGCTGTTTTTTCAACCGGTGATGAGCTAAAAAGCTTAGGTCAGCCACTTGGCAATGGTGAGATTTACGACAGTAACCGTTACAGTATCAATGCCATGTTATCTCGTTTGAATTTAGATATTATTGATTTTGGTATTGTCCCTGATAACGAAGACCTACTACGCGAAACGTTTATCAAAGCCGATGCCGTGGCAGATGCAGTGATAACATCAGGCGGCGTATCTGTTGGCGAAGCTGATTACACTAAAATATTACTCGAAGAACTAGGGGAAATTGGTTTTTGGAAATTAGCAATTAAACCAGGTAAGCCCTTTGCGTTCGGTACATTACCAAACAGCAAGTTCTTTGGTTTACCCGGAAACCCAGTTTCTGCAACAGTGACGTTTCATCAACTTGTGGTACCCGCATTAGCGAAGATGACCAACCAAGTTTATACGCCGACACCACGTTTTAATGCCATTGCTGCAACTAAACTGAAAAAAGCACCTGGTCGCATGGACTTTCAACGCGCTATTTATAGTGTTAATGCGCAAGGTCAACTGGAAGTGGTATCAACAGGCAGCCAAGGTTCTGGCGTTTTCAGTAGCTTGAGCCACTCGAATTGTTATGCCATTATCGAGCAAGATCGCGGCAACGTAGAAATTGGTGAAACAGTCACTATTGAACCATTTAACGAGATCTTAAATTAATGCCAAACCCATCTATTGATGGCAGCTTAGCTTGCGAAGATATTTTATCTTCGCAAGAAGAGTTACGCTATAACCGTCAAATAGTGCTGCGCCACTTTGATTTTGATGGCCAAGAAGCCTTAAAACAAGCCAATGTATTAATAATAGGTGCAGGCGGTCTAGGTTGTGCCAGTAGTCAGTACTTAGCCGCTGCCGGTATCGGTAAGATGACATTAGTCGATTTTGACCATATTGAATTGTCCAACTTACAACGACAATTACTGCACCGTGATAGCCGCATTGGTGAGTTTAAATCACTGTCGGCGAAATATGAGCTAGAACAGATAAACCCACACTGTGAAGTACAGGCTATTACCACAAAACTGTCTGAAGATGAGATGGTTAAGCTGATAGATCTGCATGATATTGTGCTTGATTGTACTGATAACGTCGATACAAGAGAGCAGATAAACCGTGCTTGTTTCGCGTTACGCACACCCTTAGTATCCGGCGCAGCTATTCGAATGGAAGGTCAAATTAGTGTATTTACCTATGCTGATAACGAACCTTGCTACCAATGCCTCAGCCAATTATTCGGCAGCGGAACATTAAGCTGTGTAGAATCCGGTATTATGGCACCTATGGTGGGTATTATTGGTGCGATGCAGGCTATGGAAGCGATTAAAGTGGTTGCCAATTTTGGTCAGCCAATGACGGGGAAAGTGTTGCTCGTTGATGGACTTACCTTGTCGTTTCAAACAATGAAATTACCAAAACTACCGACCTGTTCGGTATGTAATACCCCACACACAAAATAACGATATTAAACTAGCGCGATGACTCGCTAAATCGCGCTATTCACTTCTATTTATTCAAGTCGAAACAAACCCAACTATAAGAAAATGTGTGCAAGGTAAGAAACCAGTAAGCAATAAACCAGGTTTGCAATCAAACTCGCTTCCAGCCCGACAAACCAATATAGCAAACCTAGCGTTGAGGACGTGATAGCAGATATAACAACAATAAAGATGATAAGATTTATTGAGAAAGTAGCTGTCACCACTGCCACAGATAGAGCCATAAACAATGACAATATGATCGATGAAATAACAATAGTATTAGTGGTTAATTTAAACTTTGAAGGCTTATTTTCAAAAATCATCAGTTTTGATAACAAACTTGATAGCGGTAACATGAATACTGACAAATATAATGAACTGGATAGCACCGCTGTCAACCCAATTAGAATCAGGTCTAACGAGTTAAATATTTGATGATACTGAAGGAACGCTTGTGGTAAATGCGGTTCTGCAATAACAAAAATTAAACTACATAAAATAGCCGTCAATAAGCCGAAACAAGCCCCGAATACAAGCGTTAGTCGCAATTCCGATAAGAATCCAGCACTGTTTGTCGCTTGTCGCGATGATGCTGCCATCTTATCCGTGCAAACAATACCAAAATAAGCAGAGCAAGAAATTGCTAGCAGTACAATCGCCACTAACGGGGCAATAAAGTTGCTTGTTAACCCAATGCCCATCGGCAAATTAGAAAACAAAAATGAGGTGATGTTTGTTTGTTCCGTGAATACTAATGCACTTACGACTAAAATAACGCAAATAAACATCAAGCAGCGTTGTAGCATAGAAAAATTATTCAATACGGCCTCGAATAATGATATTTGTCTCTTCGATTGTTGTTCTATCATATCTTACTTAGAAAAATGAGTTTAGTGTTACTGAATTGATGATGTCAACGCTATACATGTTATTAACACCCAAAAGGTCGTAACTACAAATGGGTAATGATATATATTCTCACGTATATATCAAGTTTAATTATCCACTTTCATCCTAGACTCCGACTATTCCTGCGCCATATCAATTATTATTAGTTCACGACATTATTGATAGCAAAGCACTGGGCACAAAAATCATTCGGGTGACAAGCCAATCTAACTCAGATAAAGGTCCTTAGTATCCGCGGATGAGATGATGAGTAAATTTAGAATAATCATACTTATTTAAAAGTTATTAGTTTGAATAATAAGGGTTTTTATTGTTTAAATTCATACCTAAAATTGAAATAAAAGGATGTATTCAGCAGGAAATAAAGGTAAGATTCACTTTAGCTTAACTACTCATTAGTAGGTGCGTTACGACATTGCTAGTTGTAATGATATTTAAGTACTTTTTGATTTAACCATTTAGATAGATAAAGGAATATACAATGACAGACCTACGCGCTAAATTCGACGCTACAGTAGAGCAAGTTCAAAATGGCACTGCAAAGAAAAAACCTTCACAAGAAACAAAATTAGAGTTTTATTCATTATTTAAGCAAGCAACAGAAGGTGATGTAGCAGCGAAGAAGCCATCTATCTTTGATATGGTTGGTTTTGCTAAGTGGAGTGCATGGGATAAATTACGTGGCTTATCTTCAGATCAAGCGATGGAAAAATACATTTCACGTGTAGAAGAAGAAAATGCGGCTTAAGCATTTAGCTAAATGACTTGTTGTCGGTAACCTGTTGTCAGTAAATAGTACTATTTACTGACAATTTAGGAAGGCGCTGTCTACTCAATAAGAAATATACTTTAAATTACATGCCTATTATTTATTAATGAAATGCTTTACTACTTTTTTTTGGTTGAAAAACCACTGTCTACGAAAACTCTTACTCATTATCGTTCCTTAATATGTCTCTTATATATCCCTACACACTACATCCAGTGTACGATCACACTTATTCCATTCACCACCATAAAGCTTTAATATCAAAACCTTACATCTACTTACTATAGTTAATAGACCACTAAACTAACAGTAAAGGCTAACTTAGCAATCATTACAGACTCAGCGAAATTCAAAAACTAGATCATCATGTGAATTGGCTGCTATATGAACTAAGATTGAATAAAATAGCAGTTTTGGCGGCTGAAAAGCCAGCAAACAAGCCTTTGATACGTTGATTTTATTAATGAAAACAACAATTTTACAAAAATAATGTACGAGTGTATTGCTATGAATCTTTAACCATGTATAATTCGTCTTAAGAAATTAGGCTAGTTTATATCGGTAGAATAATCTTTAGTTAATACTTGTATTGATTATTGTTTTGTATTGTTTATATAAGTTACACCCTGGTTTTTTAACAATTTTTTTAATAATATATATATACAGGGTTTTTAATATGTCTAATACAGTAATCGGTAAAGTAAAATTCTTCAACGAAGCTAAAGGCTTCGGTTTCATCGAACAAGAAAATGGCCCAGATGTATTCGTACATTTCAGCTCTATCTTAGTAGATGGCTTTAAAGTACTTACTGACGGTCAAAAAGTTGAGTTCACAGTAGGCCAAGGCCAAAAAGGTCCACAAGCTGAGAACGTTAAACCTCTTTAATAGTTTACTATTAATCGGTTAAACAGTTATCAAAAAAGGTGAACTTAGTTCACCTTTTTTATTACCTAAAATTTATGACATCTTAGATGCATTTATAGTTAGGTAATAAAAAGCCAATGAGTTATCTCATTGGCTTTTTTTATGCGTACTATATAGTGTTATAGCGCTAAAGTCCTATCCTAATACTACATTAAGTTCTTAACCTAAGGTCCTAAGCTAAGGCTCTTAACCTACGCTACTTAACTATTTGGTGATCACTTCTAGCTGCTTCTCTCTCGAGTTAATGCTGTCAGTTAAGCTTTTCAATACACCGTTACTGATATTAAAGATCCAGCCATGCACGGTTAACTCACGACCTTTACGCCAAGCTCGCTTCACGACGGTGGTATTACAAACATTTCGAACTTGTTCAACAACATTTAATTCACACATACGGTCGATCTTATCTTCAGGACGTACATCTTTTAAATCATCCATATGGAAGCGTTCTACGTCTTTAATATGACGAAGCCAGTTATCAATCAGACCATGCTGCCCGCCCTCCATAGCAGCTTTAACGCCACCACAACCATAGTGACCACAGACAATAATATGTTTAACTTTAAGTACTTCCACGGCGTACTGGATCACGGACAAACAATTTAAGTCAGTATGTACAACAACATTGGCAATATTTCTGTGCACAAATACTTCCCCCGGGGGCAGGGCCATAATTTGATTTGCAGGTACGCGGCTATCGGAACAACCGATCCACAAATAGTCTGGAGACTGTTGTTTGGAAAGTTGTTCAAAAAAGTCTGGGAACTGTTCATTAATCTGTTCTGACCATGCGCGATTACGTTCAAATATCGATTTTATAGTACTCAAGACTACGCTCTCTAATTATGATAACTACATTTTGAACTATTAAAGTAGCTTGTTTAATCAAGATATTCAACTGATAAATAAGTAATCTTTGGATATAAGCGACTGGACTTATGAGTGAAATAATAGGGGGAATAAGCTTGTAAACGTTAGATATAAGAAAGCACCCAATCGAGGGTGCTTTAATATTTTTATCATGATGTTAGCGTTAAATTATTTCGCTAATTTCTCTTGCTTAGATAGACATGATCTCAGCATTAAGAAACCAATCACACCAGAGAGTAATGAACCTAAGATAATACCAAGGCGCTCATCAAATAATAAGTTGGTGCCAGTCTCTTCGAAAGCGAGTGAACCAACAAATAAGCTCATGGTGAAACCAACACCACATAGGATGGCGGTACTATATAAAGAACACCAATCCATGCCTTTTGGCATTTGCGCAATTTTACATTTAATTGCTAACCAACATAGACCAAAGATACCCACTTGCTTACCAATAAATAAGCCTAACGCAATACCCATAGGGACTGGATGTAAAATTTGTTCTATACCAACACCCGATAAGTTAATACCTGCGTTTGCAAACGCAAAGATAGGTAAGATAACAAAGGCAACAACAAAATGTAGTCCGTGTTCCATCTTCTTCAACGGTGAATATGATTTATCTTTTGACTGCATTGGGATAAACAAAGCAAGAATAACACCGGCCAATGTTGCATGTACGCCAGATTTCAACATGGCAACCCACATCACAATACCAACGATGATATACAGTGCTTTCGAATCAACATTACGCTTATTTAAATAAGCTAGCACAGGAATACAAAGCGCCGCAACGATAAGTGCAGCTATTGAAATCTTCGATGTATAGAAGAAAGCAATAATCAAAATCGCACCGATATCATCAAAAATAGCGAGTGAGGTTAAGAATATTTTCAAACTAACTGGTACTCGTGAGCCCAGCAAACTCAAAATACCTAATGCAAATGCAATATCTGTTGCAGCAGGAATAGCCCAACCACTTAATGCTGCAGGATCATCGATGTTGAAATAAACATAAATAAGCGCAGGGAATAACATACCACCGATAGCACCAATACCCGGTAGGATAATATTACGCGGATCAGAGAGTTCACCTTCGACTAACTCTCGTTTTAGCTCTAGTCCAACTAAAAAGAAGAAGACGGCCATTAAGCCATCATTAATCCAAAGTAATAATGGTTTCGCAATTTCTAAACCACCCAGTTTAATCTCGACTGGTGTATCTAAAAATAATGCATATAGTCCTTGTGCAGGGCTATTAGCTAAAATCATAGCCAATACAGCAGAGAACATTAACGTAATGCCACCCGCTGACTCTAGTTTAAAGAAACTAGATAAAAATGAATCTTGTGTGTTGTTCATGCTTGTCCTTATACTTACATATTCATCTATAAATGGTCGCTCAATACAAAACAACGCTAATCCATTACACCACTATAGAATGAAAACATGTCAGTATTATCAAATACTATAAATTAAAGAATAATTAAACAATAATTATATTTAATGCTATTAAAGGTGCTTTGCCACCGTTTCGTTTCATTCGACATAATATGACACATAACATTAGGAAATCACACATATATATCTCAAATCCAGCGCTACAAAATAACCATAAATGGCTAATTCCCAGCTTTAAACCAGTTGAAAAACCTTCCTTGAATACAAAAACACAAAGAATGTAAATAAAACACTGTCGAGAAGGTACTTAAAACGCCGTTTAAGAAGAGTTATGCGCGTAACTCAAACTAATATTAGCTGAATTTATGATAACCGCTTTATAGGGCTTTAAAGTTTATTTTATGAGAAATTAAATATTTGTAACTCGTATGAAAAACAAGCAGGTGAACGAAAAAAGACCTGTTAGTATTAACTAACAGGTCTTTTACGCTAAGTACATTGAATTAAACCGTTTGGTCTATGTCTTAGTTATTAATTAATCTTGCCGCTGCTGCATCCAAGATCCACTCAGTGGTTCCTTGGCTTGCTTTAACTTGTGCAGCTGGATAAGCAAGGGCAGCATCTGCATTATCATGGATCTGCTTAATTACTTCAGCTTTGCTCTCGCCCAACACTAAATAGCTAATGCGTTTTGCATTTGCTAACAGACGTGCAGTTTTAGAAATACGGTATTGTCCAGACTCTGGGTGCTGTGCAATGATGGCAATATTTTCATCATTGTAATCAGTTTGGCCAGGAAATAATGATGCTGTATGACCATCACCACCCATACCAAGTAAGATCCAATCAAAACAAGGCAAACCATTATGCGCAGGGATACACTCTTGCATCTCTTGGGCAAAACGCACGACTTCTTGTTCTGGTGTATTTTCACCTAAAATACGGTGAATATTCTCTGTCGGTAGCGCTACCTTAGAAAATAATAATGTTTGAGCTTCACCAAAATTACTTTCAGCATCATCAGGTGCTACGCAACGCTCGTCGCCCCACCAAAAATGTAAATTAGCCCAGCTAATACTCGTTGCAAATGGTGCTTGTGCTAAAACTTTAAATAAAAGCTTTGGCGTACTGCCACCTGATAACGAAATATGTACCGGTTTATCTTGCTGGCTGTATTCAACAAGTGAATAAGCTAGTGACTCAACAACTTGTTCTGGTGTTTCAAAAGTACGATAATCCATCATGATCCCACGCTACTATTAATTTATAAGTTAATAACCTGATTTATAAGTTAATAACCTAGTTTATGAGTTAATTAGTGAAGAATTAGTTAATTACTTCTTCACTCGAAAAACGCCATTCTCGGCCATCTTTCTCAAGCATTTCATCTGCTTTATTCGGACCCCAACTGCCACACTTATAACCAAATAAAGATTTTGCTTCTTTTTTGTAGTCTAAGATTGGCTGCACGAATTCCCAACATGCTTTAACTGCATCTGAACGGGCAAATAACGTTGCGTCGCCTTTCATACAATCAAGTAATAAACGCTCATAAGCTGTTAATAGGTTATTTTCTTCTAAACTATTATAGTCAAAACTCATTGATACTTGTTGAGCAGTGAAACCTGCACCTGGTTTTTTCAAACCAAAATCCATTTGAATTGATTCGTTTGGTTGGATACGCAAGATTAGTTTATTTTCAGGCGCATTCTGACCAAAGATTGGATGTGGTGTCTTTTTAAAGTGAACCACGATCTCAGTCAAACGTTCTGGCATACGTTTACCTGTACGAACATAGAAAGGTACGCCGTTCCAACGCCAGTTGTCGATCATCATCTTCATACCCACATATGTAGGAGTACGTGAATCTTCATCAACGTCTTTTTCACTACGGTAACCAGGCATTTCTTTGCCGTTTACTACACTCTTGGTGTATTGGCCTAGTACTAGGTTATCACGTAGATCTTGTTCTTCAAGTGGACGTAAGCTTTGGATCACTTTAACCACTTCGTTACGCATCGCATCTGCGTTGATTACCGCAGGCGGCTCCATCGCTACAAGAGCAAGCACTTGAAGTAAATGATTTTGTAGCATATCGCGTACTGCGCCAGAATGGTCGTAATAACCACCACGTTCTTCAACGCCTAAGCTTTCAGCCGCTGTAATTTCAACATAGTCGATGAAACTACGGTTCCAAAGCGGCTCAAACAAGCCGTTAGAGAAGCGATATACCAATAAGTTCTGTACTGTTTCTTTACCTAGGTAATGATCAATACGGTAGACCTGACGTTCGCGGAAACAAGTATGTAGATGCTCATCTAACTCGTTTGCAGAAGCAAGATCATAACCAAACGGTTTCTCAACGATTAATCGTTTCCAACCATTACGATCTTTGTTTAATTTATGTTTAGCTAAATTGGCAGAAATTGCTGCATATAAGCTGGGTGGTGTAGCCATATAATAAATAGCATTACCAACCGTATTATGTTTTTCAGATAACGTTTCTAAGCGCTCTTTAAAAGCAACATAACTGTCTGCATCTGTCATATTCATTGAGATATAGTACAAATGCTTACTGAAATCTTCAGCTTGTTGCTGAGTAATACCTTCACTTAGGATTAAATCATTAGTTACTTTTTCACGGAATGAATCGTCCGTAAATGCAGTTTTACTCGCACCCAAAATAGAAAAATCTTCAGGTAACAGCTCATTGACATAAAGGTGAAAAAGCGCGGGGAGTAGCTTTCGTTTTGTTAAATCACCCGAAGCACCAAAAATGACAATACTGTTATTCTCAGGTTTTACCATGGTTTAATTTCCTAAAGATTTTATCGAAAAGATATAGAATATATGGCGCTAGTCTGTTTGCGTGATGCATAGATAACGGACTAGGCGCGGCATTATCACTCAAAATGAGCAAAAATTAAAATGGTTTCAGCAATATATCCACCAAATACTCACAAATAGGTATTTGATTGAAAGTGTATTTCTAATCAAACGGCACATCACTTTCGAATGAAACAAATAATCGAAAGTTTAGAAAGCAGACAAGGTTAAGTAAATGTTAACAGGTGTATAAATAAACAGCGTAAATTAAGTGTCAATTCACTCCAAACAGTCGCCTGTCAATTTAATCTCAACATTAGCGATAGACTCATTATTATAATGCGCAGTATAGGATAATGCGCAGTCCGTCGATTCCAGCTTATTCATTCTGATCCAACTCTGTTGCGGGCTTACATTTTTACAGGTATACATGCCATCACTTGAAGTAATAGTGGTGCCTTCAACAAGGGGGCCAGAGGTTAATCCGAGGATATGGCAGATTTCAGTTGGATGTAGTAGTTGCCCAGAAACGAGATAGTACTGTTTGACGTCATATTGGACATACGTTTGACCGTTAATTATCTGCTTACGCGATGCGATGTTGGAGGCTGTTTTCAAGGTATCAACCGCGTTGGTTAATTTGCCACGCAGATCCGTTAGCACTGCGACTTTCGCTTCACGGTGTGTTTTGGTGTACTCGGGGATAGCAAACATAGCTAGAACGGAAAGAACCACAATAACAAATGTTAATTCCAGTAATGAAAAGCCCATTTTTTCATTCATTAAAATCTAATACCTTAAACTTGTTCAGTTAACTCGAGCGAATACTAACATACCTGCGGTATATACAAGACTAATAATATAATCATTTTAATGTATATATCGCGATGATTTGATACAGTAAAACAACGTTAGATAGTTTAATCTCAATATCTTAAATGTTTTATGTTGGAGTCTATTAATGCAACCTATTCGCCCTGCTATTTTTTATTCGTTTCGACGTTGCCCATACGCAATGAGAGCACGACTCGCGGTTTGTTATAGCCAAGTTGAAGTTGAATTAAGAGAAGTGGTATTAAAAGATAAACCAACGAGCTTGTTAGCTTACTCACCTAAAGGCACTGTACCGGTTTTAGTCACCCAAGATAAAAAGGTCATTGATGAAAGCCGCGACATTATGCAGTGGGCGCTAGCACAAAATGACAGCAATGATTGGTGCCGCCAAAACCAGTCCAATTTACAAAAACAGATCAGCTCACTGATCGATGAGAATGATAACGAATTCAAAGCTATTTTAGATAAGTATAAATACGCTGACCGCCACCCTGAATTTACTGAAGCGCAATATCGCGAGCAAGGCAGCCATTTTCTGACTCAGCTAGAACTGCTACTGAGATTACATAATAACCTTATTGATGAAGATATTAGTCTCGCAGACATTGCTATTTTTCCCTTCATCCGCCAATTTGCAAGTGTTGATAAAGTCTGGTTCGAGCAAGCCCCCTACCCTAAATTACGCGCTTGGTTAAACCGACATACAAGCTCAATATTATTTACTGATATTATGTATAAATACCCGCAATGGTCTGCTGGTGATAAAGCGGTTTATTTTTCCTGTACAAATTAACTTACGCCTGACAAATTAAGTTATGCCTAACAAATCGATTACGCAGTAAAAACTAAAAAGCCAGTACTACATATGTAGACTGGCTTTTATATTGATGACTAAACCCTGTGTTAACTGGTTATGCTCGATTCAACGATCTAAGTCAAAATAGCTAATCCCACGGCTATGACTTCATCACTAAATAAACAGTGTCATCTTTTTCGTATACTTTTGATAGTTCGTCGCCTTCACCAAGAATGACTACATTCTGGCCCGATTCAGTTTTCGGCTCGCCACTAACAGCATCAATGATGATTGCTGCACCAATTGCCATCAATAGTGGATTTTGATACCAAGATGGACGTTGGTATCCATTTACGACAACAACAGGTCGACCACGATAAATAG is a window of Moritella sp. Urea-trap-13 DNA encoding:
- a CDS encoding GTP cyclohydrolase, encoding MKPILKLTTLWRLNYQHQQFAQQLLLCFFAVCLVATTSFIVTNANSSYAQDMALLTIYDDNPTQGLVNVDGIYADAINIDRQARVDVALVKEQLKYEQTLADLGFVLEQYQMMELQAFKFVIDVPTREQVATVMLMHLQKMLIEFTALNPDINASWRIDPNNALRLIVQLHTERQRNWGRAGFMI
- the folE gene encoding GTP cyclohydrolase I FolE, which produces MTCLSKEALLVRSVLEERGLETPMIVTGLSSAEKKERIESHFTEILKLLELDLSDDSLAETPHRIAKMYVNEIFSGLDYASFPKITLIDNKMQVDEMVKVSDITLTSTCEHHFITIDGKATIAYIPRSKVIGLSKINRIVQFFSRRPQVQERLTQQILVALQTLLDSQDVAVSITATHYCVKARGVMDATSETTTTSLGGIFKSRPETRAEFLHCR
- the moeA gene encoding molybdopterin molybdotransferase MoeA — translated: MGCCDVQGLKPLDLAMQEMLDNIDAVTETLTLDLAEALDYILAEDISSPMNVPPFDNSAMDGYAVRITDLNQSMTLPLAGKAFAGQPFDGEWPLGTCIRIMTGAPVPTGCEAVIMQERTQVDGDLITFESLPPMHDNIRNAAEDIAIGQAVLTKGRRLTPRDIPMLATIGIDKVTVYRRLKVAVFSTGDELKSLGQPLGNGEIYDSNRYSINAMLSRLNLDIIDFGIVPDNEDLLRETFIKADAVADAVITSGGVSVGEADYTKILLEELGEIGFWKLAIKPGKPFAFGTLPNSKFFGLPGNPVSATVTFHQLVVPALAKMTNQVYTPTPRFNAIAATKLKKAPGRMDFQRAIYSVNAQGQLEVVSTGSQGSGVFSSLSHSNCYAIIEQDRGNVEIGETVTIEPFNEILN
- the moeB gene encoding molybdopterin-synthase adenylyltransferase MoeB codes for the protein MPNPSIDGSLACEDILSSQEELRYNRQIVLRHFDFDGQEALKQANVLIIGAGGLGCASSQYLAAAGIGKMTLVDFDHIELSNLQRQLLHRDSRIGEFKSLSAKYELEQINPHCEVQAITTKLSEDEMVKLIDLHDIVLDCTDNVDTREQINRACFALRTPLVSGAAIRMEGQISVFTYADNEPCYQCLSQLFGSGTLSCVESGIMAPMVGIIGAMQAMEAIKVVANFGQPMTGKVLLVDGLTLSFQTMKLPKLPTCSVCNTPHTK
- a CDS encoding acyl-CoA-binding protein produces the protein MTDLRAKFDATVEQVQNGTAKKKPSQETKLEFYSLFKQATEGDVAAKKPSIFDMVGFAKWSAWDKLRGLSSDQAMEKYISRVEEENAA
- a CDS encoding cold-shock protein; amino-acid sequence: MSNTVIGKVKFFNEAKGFGFIEQENGPDVFVHFSSILVDGFKVLTDGQKVEFTVGQGQKGPQAENVKPL
- the can gene encoding carbonate dehydratase, with protein sequence MSTIKSIFERNRAWSEQINEQFPDFFEQLSKQQSPDYLWIGCSDSRVPANQIMALPPGEVFVHRNIANVVVHTDLNCLSVIQYAVEVLKVKHIIVCGHYGCGGVKAAMEGGQHGLIDNWLRHIKDVERFHMDDLKDVRPEDKIDRMCELNVVEQVRNVCNTTVVKRAWRKGRELTVHGWIFNISNGVLKSLTDSINSREKQLEVITK
- the nhaA gene encoding Na+/H+ antiporter NhaA, producing the protein MNNTQDSFLSSFFKLESAGGITLMFSAVLAMILANSPAQGLYALFLDTPVEIKLGGLEIAKPLLLWINDGLMAVFFFLVGLELKRELVEGELSDPRNIILPGIGAIGGMLFPALIYVYFNIDDPAALSGWAIPAATDIAFALGILSLLGSRVPVSLKIFLTSLAIFDDIGAILIIAFFYTSKISIAALIVAALCIPVLAYLNKRNVDSKALYIIVGIVMWVAMLKSGVHATLAGVILALFIPMQSKDKSYSPLKKMEHGLHFVVAFVILPIFAFANAGINLSGVGIEQILHPVPMGIALGLFIGKQVGIFGLCWLAIKCKIAQMPKGMDWCSLYSTAILCGVGFTMSLFVGSLAFEETGTNLLFDERLGIILGSLLSGVIGFLMLRSCLSKQEKLAK